One window of Populus nigra chromosome 5, ddPopNigr1.1, whole genome shotgun sequence genomic DNA carries:
- the LOC133693371 gene encoding outer envelope membrane protein 7-like: MGMKPAKQAAVVFGALAFGWLAIEMAFKPFLDKARSAMDKSDPARDPDGDDDSADRKEKGSLSESGAFFSDEKPAVA, encoded by the coding sequence atggggaTGAAGCCAGCGAAACAGGCGGCGGTTGTATTTGGGGCTCTTGCATTTGGGTGGCTAGCTATTGAGATGGCTTTCAAACCCTTCCTCGACAAGGCTCGTTCCGCCATGGACAAGTCTGATCCTGCTCGGGATCccgatggtgatgatgattcTGCTGATCGCAAGGAGAAGGGCTCCCTCTCTGAATCTGGTGCCTTTTTCTCTGATGAGA